A window of Streptomyces profundus genomic DNA:
ATAGGTCTTGGTGAGCGCGGTCTGTAGCAGATCCTCGGCGTCGCTGGGATTGGAGGTAAGCGAACGGGCGGTGCGCAGCAGCACCGGCCCGCGGGCCCGCACGTAGGAGGTGAAAGTCAGCGGCGTCACCGGCTGGACTGTCCTGGGCGTGGTCATGCTCTACAAACTAGGAGACTTCACCCCCCGTGGGGATCGGCCAGAGGTCGCGATGGTCTCTCCCCCCCAGGGCGTAGAGGTGGGGTTGTCTCCACCTCCCCAGGGTGGAGGGGAACTCCTCCCGACCCTCAGGAGGGCTCAGGGATCCACCTGATAGCTCTGCGGGGGTCCCGGCCGCGCGGTCCTTCCCGAAGGCGTCGGCCGGGGCAGGGCCACGGCCCTCAGGGACGTTCGCAGGTGCCAATCGCCGACAACGCGACGCGGGCGCACCGTGACGGTGCGCCCGCGTCTGACCCTTGCCTGCCGCCGATGGCACACCCCGGATGCCACCGGCTCGTCAACGGGGCTTCGGCCCCGGCCCGTCAGAGGACGTCGAAGACCAGCGTGTAGTACGTGTTGTCCGACTGGTCGACGAAGACGAAGGCCGACTCGTTGACGTTGGCCGTGTTGCTCTCGTTGCTCGCGCCCCGACCGGCGGCGGCCTGCTGGTTGCTCGCGGTGTTTCCGGTGTTGCCCAGCACACCACCGCCGAGGCTGCCGCTGACCGCGGTGTCGTCCGCCGCGTGGGCGACGCCGCTGACGGCGCCCAACAGCAGCGGCGCGGCGGCGGCGGTGGCGAGAACGCGGGCGATGCGGATGCTTGCCATCTGATTCCTCCATGGGACGCGATGCGGTGCTCTGGCTTGGCAGTCGGCCTTAACTGCCGGGAGACGGATCACGACGTCGTGACACCAGAGTTGCCCACGGTTCTCCTGGAGAATCGAGATACCCGTGGGATTCCCCCGCAGGGAGGAACAGCGAGGACCAAACGTTCAGCCCGTGGCGGTCAATTCTTCGATTTTCCGCGCGAAATCCGCGGTGGGCAAAGGGAGTTCGATCTCATCGACGAACTGGACGGCATCCGGAAGGTAATGGATCACCGCCGAGGCGGCGGCCGTGAGATAGTCCTCGTCGCGGTGGAGCAGGGCCAGCACCCTGAGGACCAACGCCGGGTTGTTGCCGTCGGGTTGCTCGTCCGCCTCCGGATGGGGATGGTGTTCGGGGTCGGCCTGCCGATGCCACAGCTCGGCCTCCCACTCCTCGCCCAGCGCCATATGGTGCAGATAGAGGCAGTAGGCCGCCGCCCCGTCGCCGGCGCCCGCGGCGAACTGCCACCAGAAGCGGGCGGAGTCCTCCTGACCCGCCAGATGGAGGGCGCAGCCCAACACCCGTGCGCCGTCCGGCTGGAGAATGCGCCGGCCGAGGAACGCCGCCATGTGCTGTAGCGCGCCGTCCTGCTCGACCACGGTGCGACAGAGGATGTCCAGCAGCCCGAGGAGTTCGGCGCCGCGCTCCTCGTTCGGGCTCGCGTCGCACCGGGGCACCGGGGCGTCGAGGGAGCCGTGGCCGCCGAGTCCGGCGGCGATCCGGCGTTCGGCGGCCTCGATCTCCTGGTCGCTGTAGGTGTGCGGGCGCCGCGCCAGGACGGCCCTGGCCAGCAGTTGGTCAATGGTCACCGGCATCGCCTTCGGCCCCCTCTCGCACGCCCTGCGGTCGCGCGCCGCGCCAGGCGGGCTCATCGGTCAGCCGTGCCAGTCCGCGCCGGTCGTCCCCGGGAACGTCCGGGTATTCGAGGCCGAGCGCCTCCTTGAGCCGATGCCTGGCGTAGCGCGCGGTGGAGCGCACGCCGGGGACGGTGACGCCGAGGATGTCGGCGGTCTCCACCGTGCTGTAGCCGATGCAGTACCGCAGCACGATCACGTCGTGCTGCCGCTCGGGCAGCTCGCTGATGGCCTGATAGAGGCTGAGGCTCTCCTCAAGCTCGCCTATCGGGTCGACCGCCTCGTGCAGGGCCTGGGTCTCGAAGGCGGCGGTGTCCATCACCACGGCCCGCCGGCCCCGGTTCCTGGCGGCCTCGACCGTCTGCCGTTTGAGCACCGTCCAGGCGTAGCCGGCCGGGCTGTCCAGCCGGAGGGCGTCGGCCCAGTCGGCGGCCAGCTGCTCGAACGCGCGGTCCACCGCCTCCTCGGCGTCGGCCCTGGCGCCGAGGTAGAGCTCGGCCCAGCGCACATAGGC
This region includes:
- a CDS encoding sigma-70 family RNA polymerase sigma factor, which encodes MTEAAPRRRTGVAPLSPLPADFRAFHQMYRPAYVRWAELYLGARADAEEAVDRAFEQLAADWADALRLDSPAGYAWTVLKRQTVEAARNRGRRAVVMDTAAFETQALHEAVDPIGELEESLSLYQAISELPERQHDVIVLRYCIGYSTVETADILGVTVPGVRSTARYARHRLKEALGLEYPDVPGDDRRGLARLTDEPAWRGARPQGVREGAEGDAGDH